CCCCTTCGTGCTGGTACTCGATGAAGACGTCGAGCTCGTCGACGAGCTGGAGCTGCTCGTGGTCGAGTCGCCGGGGAGGGGGCTGACGGTGGTCGAGCTGGATCCTTCGCCGTCAGCGTCGCCGCCACAGGCGGACAGGCCGCTGATCGCCAAGCAGGTCGCAGCCACCAAGGCCGCAGGGCGTCGCACCAGTCGCACGTTGTTGTCCTCCCTCGGGCGCCCATCTCGGCGCCTGTCAGGCATCCAGCGTATTGAGATCGGGCGAGTTCGCATCTTGAGTTTCCACAGGCAGCCGTGAGGCCTGCGCACCTCACGGGAACTCGGTGGCGTCGGCTCGCGGCACCGGATTGGATGGAGGAGTGCAGACCTTTTCCCTCGCCGAACGCCCGGACCTGCTCGACGCCTTCTGGTCGATACCCGGCGACTGGCCGACCTTCATGCTCCAGGACCCGATCTCGGATCGTGCCTACGAGGCTGCGGTCGAGGGCTTCCCGCAGCTGCACCTCGTCGTCATGGACGGCGACGTGGCCGTCGCCCGGCTCCACGCCGTCCCGCTCGCGGCGAGCATCGACTCCCTTCCTCCCAGGGGATGGGACTGGGCGCTGCAGCGGGCGGAGTGGCTGGTGGCGAAGGGGGGTCCCCCCGACCTGTCCACCGTCAGCCTCATCGAGGCTCGGGTGGCGCCGGACCGACGCGGCGAGGGGCTGAGTGGTCCCTTGCTCGTCGAGGCGCGGCGCCGCTACGCCGAGCTGGGCTGCCGGGACCTCTTCGGCCCGGTGCGTCCGACGCGCAAGGCGCTCGAACCCCGCTCTGGCGCAGACGAGTACGCGCGCCGGGTGCGCGATGACGGGTTGCCGCAGGACCCGTGGCTGCGGGTGCACGCACGGCTCGGCGGCAAGGTCGTCGAGGTCGCGCCGCTGTCGATGACCATCCCCGGGACGCTCGCGCAGTGGCGTGAGTGGACGGGCCTCCCCTTCGATGTGGAGGGAGCGGTTGAGGTGCCCGGCGCGCTCGCCCCGGTCCATGTCGACATCGCCAATGACCATGCCGTCTACGTCGAACCCAATGTCTGGGTGCACCACGACCTTCGTGCCTCAGCTTCGTGAGCTGTGGATGCCGTCGGCCGCACTCTCGAGATGATGGCCTCCTGCAGGCGGATGAGTGCTGCTAAGATTGTTCGCAATCGTTCAGCCCGCCCAGGTTCGCCTGGCGCGGGCTGGATCTCTTTTCGGGGAGGGGAGACCCCATGGCGCAACCGGTCAAGCCTTTCACGAGTATCAGTGATCAGGTCGACATCCTGCGACGGCGTGGAATGTCTTTGGACCGCGACGAGGCCGCGCGTTGGCTGGAGGTGGTCGGGTACTACCGTCTGAGCGGATACTGGTACCCGTATCGGACGATCAGTTCGGCCGTCCGAGGTGACCACTTCGTCCCGGGTGCGACCTTCGACGACGTCGTGCGCCTCTACGAGTTCGATCGGAAGCTGCGGACCCAGATCCACGACGGGATCGAACGGATCGAGGTCGCCCTTCGAAGCAGGGTGAGCTACCTCATCGCGGAACATGACCCGCTGGCGTACCAAGATGCCAAGCTTTTCCGCCCGACCTTCAACCACTCAGAGTGGCTCAAGACCGCCAGCCGACGAGTGGATCGCGCCAAGCGACACAGCGAGCCGATCCGTCACTACGAGAAGAAGTACGGCGGCAGAGTTCCGATCTGGGTCCTGACGGAGGTGCTGGACTTCTCGGACGTCTCCAAGCTGTACGACGGGATGCTCGCTCGCGATCAATGGACTGTTGCAGAGCGCCTCGGCGTGCGGATTGACGAAACGAGATTGTCCGGCAATCAGCGGAAGAGGGCGCTGAAGGTGCACCCTCTGGCTCGGTGGCTCGAGCACCTGAGCGTCCTCAGGAACAGCGCGGCTCACCACGGCCGGGTGTGGAACAGGTCCTTCACTCCTGTTGGCACGGCGGCGCTGAGATCGATTGAAGGGCTTGAGTGCCTGCCGGAAGGGCAGAGCGAGCGGGTCTTCGGTGCGCTCACGCTCATGGGGCACCTTCTGCAGCAGACGTCCCCCGGCACCACATGGACTGACAAGGTGCGCTCGCTCGTGGACGGCACATTTCGCGCCTTGCCAGCGAGGTCCGTGGCCGAGATGGGCTTCCCCGAAGGTTGGCAGGGCGCACCCTTGTGGGCGCCGGGATCGCCGTGACGCGGATACGACTTCTACCGGTTAACCAAGCGTGACGACGGAGTCTGCTTGGCGCTCCTGCGCGTCCTCGAGCAGTGAATAAGCCCACCCGTCGGTGACGAAGCAGAACGAGACTGCGGCCACCCAGGTGCCCAATACTGCGGGTGCGCCGAGCTCCATGAAGGCCGAGCGTGACATCGCGGAGGTCGTGCGTGGTGAGGTCGAGGAGGCAGAGCTGCTGCGACGTGTCCGCGCGCGCATCGGGCTGGGTGGGTGAGTGTCAGCTCCGCACATGTTCAGTTCAATTGGGTTCTCAGATGGGTGAACAACTGCCACACGGCCAGCTCGGATGGTTCCACTGCCGGCGCTGGTCGACGAGCAGTTCAAGTTGCCGGCGCTGCGCCAAGCGGCCCGACGTGGTCGGCTGGATGCGGTTCAAGCTGCCGACGGCACCTGGCGCAGCAGCCGCAAGGCAGTCGAGGCCTACGCCCGTTCCAGAGGACGCAAGGACAAAAGCGACCGATGAGCAGCTTCGCGCCCTTCGCGAACGCACCGACCAGGCCCCGACCGGGCCGGAGTATCTCTTCGATGGCGGTGACGTCGACGTGATCGTCGAGATCCTCCACAACGTGGAGTCGAGGGCGCAGCCGGTCGGGGCGTGAGGCGCTCGATGCTGGAGCGCTGTCGGCGCCCACTGCCAGACTAGGACGCATGTTCGATGAAGAGCTGACCGAGGTGGAGGAGTCCTTCCGGGGACTGGGCAGGGCGCGGACGGGGGTGCGCGAGCGTGGGAGCCGGGCCGACGAGCAGGCGTTGACCGATGCGCTGCACGCGACGGAGCGCCTCAGACGCGCGGCGGACGCGCTCGAGCTGACGGTGCTCGGTCAGGCGGTGCGGTTCGAGGACCAGTGGGGTGCGGACGGGGTCTATCGCCAGGTCCAGCTCCCGGCGGGCCAGGTGGGGGAGTTCGCCGCGGAGGCCGCGGCGGTCGTGACGCGGGCGGGGATCTTCGAGGCGGGCGAGCGGTGTGACCTCGCGGCGCGGGCCGTCACCGACCTGTCGTGCCTGACCGATCTGCTGGCGGAGGGGCGCATCCGGGCCAGGGCGATGGGCGTGGTGGCCAAGGAGACCCGCGAGGCCAGCGAGGAAGCAGTGGCTGCGGTTCTCGAGCACCTGCTGGCCCCCCTTCGCGGCAAGCCCGGTAGCACCCGCATCGAGGACCTTGAGGAGCGGGAGCTGCGCAAGGCGACCCGTAGGGTCCTGGAGCGGGTCGAGCCGGAGCTGTTGCAGGAGAGAGCGGCCCGCAACCGGCGCGAAGCGGTGGACGTGCGCTTCAGTGAAGGCCTGGTGGGCACGGCCGACATGCGCGCGACGCTGCCGACGGAGGACGCGCTCGTGCTCAAGGAGGCGATCGAGCAGGCAGCCGCCGCCCGCCGCGCGCTCGACCCGTCCCTGACCGCTGCCGCCTCCCGGGCGCACGGCCTGCTCGACCTGGCGCTGCGCGGTGTCGAGGTCCGGGCCCTGGTGCGGCTGGGTATCCCGGTGGTGACGTCGGCGGCCTCCCGGTTGACCTTCGCCCCCTTCGAAGGGGGCGAACGCGGCGGGAGCAGGGAGCTGGCCGAGGCCCTGCATGGTCCGACCGTGCGGGAGGGCCGCTTCGTCACCGGCGACGGGGCAGACCAGGTCGAGGTGATGGCCGAGGAGTGGGCCGGCGGGGCTGTGGCCTCGCAGGTGCCGACGACGCTCGGGCCGGGCGGGCAGGAGGCGTGGGTCGGTGGATGTGACATCCCGGGGGTCGGGTTCATCCCGCCCGACGCGGTGGCTGCGATCACGGCCAACCTCGAGACAAGGGTCTCGCGGGCGCTCATCGACGCCCGCACGGGGACGCTCGTGGAGACGAGCAATCCCCGCTATGTCGTCACCGACTCGATGCGCGAGTTCGTCGCGGCCCGCGACGAGACCTGCCGCATGTGGGGCTGCAACCGTCGACTGATGACCGGCTGCACCGAGGACAACGCCGACCTCGACCACGCGACCGAGTGGCCGCAAGGACCCTCCTGCCCGGCAAACCTGTCGGGGCTGTGTCGCCACCACCACCGGCTGAAGCACTCGCCGGGATGGACGCACACGCTCCGCGAGGACGGCCGCACCGAGTGGACCAGTCCGGCCGGGACGGTCGTCGAGACCTTCCCCGCGCAGTGGGTCCACGTCGGGGACGAGTGCCCGCCCCACGAGGAGGGGGCGAATGCGCGGGATGAGTCCTGGGGAGCTGACGACGACGAGCAGCTCGCCGCCTTCCACGCTGCCACCCTCTCTCCCGAGGCCGCGTCGATCTTGCCCCCCACGAAGGGGGCGAACGTCGACTACGGGGAGCCGCCCTTCTGAGCGGGCGGCGGACTCTCGCTACGTTGGGTCCATGCCGACTCACACCGCAGGAGCAGGCCGACGGACGCTCTCGGCCACCGAGCCTTCCCCCGGGAGATCGTGCTGGGTCGAGGGGGCCGCGGATGAGTGAACTCAGCTGGCCGCGTCAGGCCGGCCCGCTGTCTCTGCGTCGGCCGACCCCCGAGGCGCTGAACCAGGTGCTCACCTGGCGCAACAGCCCCGAGGTGACGCAGTGGCTCCTGAGCACCACGGTCGACCCGGACGCGTGGCGGGAGGACTGGCTGACCGTGCAGGACGGTGACGTCGCCGTGCTCGCCTTCGTGGACGACGACGTGGTCGGTACCGGCTCACTCTGGGTGCAGGACGCCATGGGTCAGCGGCACACTGGACATGACATCTGGAGTCGGGCACAGGGCGGCATGGCCTACACGATCGACCCGGCTCACCGAGGGCACGGCTACGCGACGCACCTCGCCCGGGCGCTGCTGTCGATCGCCTTCGACGACCTGGGCCTGCACCGGGTGACAGCGGGCTGCTTCGCCGACAACACCCCTTCGTGGCGGGCCATGGAGCGCATCGGCATGCGACGCGAGCAGCACGGGGTCAAGGACTCGTGGCACGCCGAGCTCGGCTGGCTCGACGGGTACACCTACGGGATCTTGCGCGAGGAGTGGGGAGCGGTATCGCCGGACGAGGTCACCGCGACCGAATAGGCGGTCCCGGGTACCTCGATCGCTGCCTCTGCCTCAGCGCCTCTCCACTTCGCCGGACCCACCCAGAGAGGCTCGGTCGGCTGCCGCGTGGCCGGAGAACCATCCTTCGTCATCGCTGACCGTCGTCGGCCGTGAGGCGCGCAGATGGGGGAAGTACTCGTCCACCGCGTCGTCGACGGCGTCGCGCCGCTCCTCGAGCAGGGGCACCAGCTCGGTGCCCGCGGACCCGCCGCGCTGCTCGGCCACGGCGGCCACCTCCGCGTCCGCGACCTGGTGCAGCCTCTCGCGGATGCGCAGGGCGAAGGCCATGAGGAAGGACCGACGGAAGGCTGCCGTCCGGGAGCGTCCGTAGGCATCGGTCTGCTTGCCGTGCTGGGCCATCGCCGTGGTCGCCTGCACGAGCAGCGAGGTGAAGAGCGTCTCGACGGCGTCGAGGTCCTCGGCGTGACCGATGAGCGTGACGTGCCCCAGGTCCTTGGACCACACGGCGCGGCAGTAGTTGGCCGAGGCGATCCCCGACAGGAGCGAGACCTTGGGGGACTCATAGGGGTTGTCGACACCGACGCGCCGCAGGGTCGGGCCGGCAGTCGTGCGCTCGGTCGCGGCCAGCAGTGCTGCGTCGATGCTGTGTCTGGCCATGAGCGACT
The genomic region above belongs to Janibacter limosus and contains:
- a CDS encoding N-acetyltransferase is translated as MQTFSLAERPDLLDAFWSIPGDWPTFMLQDPISDRAYEAAVEGFPQLHLVVMDGDVAVARLHAVPLAASIDSLPPRGWDWALQRAEWLVAKGGPPDLSTVSLIEARVAPDRRGEGLSGPLLVEARRRYAELGCRDLFGPVRPTRKALEPRSGADEYARRVRDDGLPQDPWLRVHARLGGKVVEVAPLSMTIPGTLAQWREWTGLPFDVEGAVEVPGALAPVHVDIANDHAVYVEPNVWVHHDLRASAS
- a CDS encoding Abi family protein, with amino-acid sequence MAQPVKPFTSISDQVDILRRRGMSLDRDEAARWLEVVGYYRLSGYWYPYRTISSAVRGDHFVPGATFDDVVRLYEFDRKLRTQIHDGIERIEVALRSRVSYLIAEHDPLAYQDAKLFRPTFNHSEWLKTASRRVDRAKRHSEPIRHYEKKYGGRVPIWVLTEVLDFSDVSKLYDGMLARDQWTVAERLGVRIDETRLSGNQRKRALKVHPLARWLEHLSVLRNSAAHHGRVWNRSFTPVGTAALRSIEGLECLPEGQSERVFGALTLMGHLLQQTSPGTTWTDKVRSLVDGTFRALPARSVAEMGFPEGWQGAPLWAPGSP
- a CDS encoding HNH endonuclease signature motif containing protein, coding for MFDEELTEVEESFRGLGRARTGVRERGSRADEQALTDALHATERLRRAADALELTVLGQAVRFEDQWGADGVYRQVQLPAGQVGEFAAEAAAVVTRAGIFEAGERCDLAARAVTDLSCLTDLLAEGRIRARAMGVVAKETREASEEAVAAVLEHLLAPLRGKPGSTRIEDLEERELRKATRRVLERVEPELLQERAARNRREAVDVRFSEGLVGTADMRATLPTEDALVLKEAIEQAAAARRALDPSLTAAASRAHGLLDLALRGVEVRALVRLGIPVVTSAASRLTFAPFEGGERGGSRELAEALHGPTVREGRFVTGDGADQVEVMAEEWAGGAVASQVPTTLGPGGQEAWVGGCDIPGVGFIPPDAVAAITANLETRVSRALIDARTGTLVETSNPRYVVTDSMREFVAARDETCRMWGCNRRLMTGCTEDNADLDHATEWPQGPSCPANLSGLCRHHHRLKHSPGWTHTLREDGRTEWTSPAGTVVETFPAQWVHVGDECPPHEEGANARDESWGADDDEQLAAFHAATLSPEAASILPPTKGANVDYGEPPF
- a CDS encoding GNAT family N-acetyltransferase — its product is MSELSWPRQAGPLSLRRPTPEALNQVLTWRNSPEVTQWLLSTTVDPDAWREDWLTVQDGDVAVLAFVDDDVVGTGSLWVQDAMGQRHTGHDIWSRAQGGMAYTIDPAHRGHGYATHLARALLSIAFDDLGLHRVTAGCFADNTPSWRAMERIGMRREQHGVKDSWHAELGWLDGYTYGILREEWGAVSPDEVTATE